In one window of Puniceicoccaceae bacterium DNA:
- a CDS encoding efflux RND transporter permease subunit yields MARFFIDRPIFAWVIALIIMIAGGLSMVTLPISQYPQIAPPSVTIQAAYPGASASVIENSVTQIIEQNLTGLDGLIYLSSNSSSNGSAQITLTFETGTDADIAQVQVQNKLQAAMPLLPLSVQQQGVTVNKGNDSFLMVIAFYSEDGSMSDGEIGDYVSSNLKEAIGRIEGVGSVQVFNSQYAMRIWLNPKLLEAYKLSVSEVMAAIQSQNQQVAIGALGGSPLVEGQQINFTVNTRGRLQTADQFREIIVSSLADGSSLTLGDIAEVELGKESHAMRSRYNGKAATGVAISLATGANALNTAKKVEAFMKQEQQYLPSGLQVSKTFDTTPFVKVAIKGVVKTLLEAILLVFLVMFLFLQNWRATLIPTLAIPVVLLGTFGVLAAFGFSINMLTMFAMVLAIGLLVDDAIVVVENVERLMSEEGLTPKEAARKSMDQITGALIGIGVVISAVFLPMAFMAGAPGVIYRQFSITIVSSMTLSVIVAIVFTPALCATMLKQIEKGHHIREKGFFGWFNRSFDAANSRYQRVVDAITSRRIRGMMAYAVIVGLMVFAFLRVPTGFLPDEDQGSFFAMIMGPTGSTEENTTEVVKKMEHYLMNHESDVIRNIFLAQGFSFAGSGQNSGMAFVDLKDWSERKEPEKHVSAIVGRASAAFMGIKEAMVFAFAPPPIMELGNSTGFDFYLKDNAGLGHRALMDARNQLLYMASQNPLLANVRPNGMEDAPQLQLEVDTRKAVAHQLNVAEVNNTLGVAWGGRYIDDFIDNGRVKKVILQSAAPFRMQEEDFLEWSVKNAAGEMVPFAAFAQTHWTYGSPRLERYNGVAAVNIQGQGAPGVSSGQAMDEIENLAKMLPQGFGIEWTTTSYQERQAGNQTAGLYLLSLVIVFLALAALYESWSIPTAVIMAAPLGVLGSLLAAVLSGLERDIYFQVAMLTTVGLTSKNAILIVEFATLNLKQGMRLREATLAAVRDRLRPILMTSLAFGFGVVPLAMADGAGSGAQNAIGFGVLGGMIVGTTLGIFLVPLFFYVIERLFIRRKPQGTHA; encoded by the coding sequence ATGGCACGGTTTTTTATCGACAGGCCCATTTTTGCGTGGGTCATTGCACTGATCATCATGATCGCAGGGGGACTGTCCATGGTCACCCTTCCCATTTCACAGTATCCGCAAATCGCACCGCCGTCGGTGACGATTCAGGCAGCTTATCCGGGCGCTTCTGCCAGTGTGATCGAGAACTCGGTAACGCAGATCATCGAGCAAAATCTTACGGGACTGGATGGGCTGATTTATTTGTCTTCGAACAGCTCCTCCAATGGATCAGCCCAAATCACACTCACCTTTGAAACTGGCACCGATGCGGACATTGCCCAGGTGCAGGTGCAAAACAAACTGCAGGCGGCGATGCCACTGCTGCCTTTGAGTGTGCAGCAGCAAGGAGTCACCGTGAATAAGGGCAATGATAGCTTTCTGATGGTGATCGCATTCTACTCCGAGGATGGGAGCATGAGTGATGGTGAGATTGGGGACTATGTTTCCTCGAATCTCAAAGAGGCTATCGGGCGCATCGAAGGAGTGGGTTCGGTTCAGGTATTCAACTCGCAATATGCCATGAGGATATGGCTAAACCCCAAGTTGCTCGAAGCCTACAAGTTATCGGTGAGTGAGGTTATGGCAGCGATTCAGTCGCAGAATCAGCAGGTAGCGATTGGGGCGTTGGGAGGCAGTCCGCTGGTCGAGGGACAACAGATCAACTTCACGGTAAACACCCGTGGCCGTCTTCAGACAGCAGATCAGTTCCGCGAAATCATTGTTTCGAGTCTGGCAGATGGTTCGAGCCTGACACTGGGTGACATTGCAGAGGTGGAGCTGGGAAAAGAAAGTCATGCCATGAGAAGCCGCTACAACGGCAAGGCAGCGACGGGTGTGGCGATTTCTCTCGCAACAGGGGCAAATGCGCTGAATACGGCAAAGAAGGTGGAAGCATTCATGAAGCAAGAGCAGCAATACCTTCCATCTGGGCTGCAGGTTTCCAAAACCTTTGATACCACTCCCTTTGTCAAGGTGGCGATCAAAGGAGTGGTGAAGACATTGCTCGAAGCGATCCTATTGGTGTTTCTGGTGATGTTTCTGTTCCTCCAAAACTGGCGGGCCACCCTGATTCCAACCCTTGCGATTCCGGTGGTGTTGCTGGGAACCTTCGGGGTGTTGGCGGCATTTGGGTTTTCGATCAACATGCTTACGATGTTTGCCATGGTGCTGGCGATCGGTCTTTTGGTGGATGACGCGATTGTCGTGGTGGAAAACGTGGAACGCCTCATGTCTGAGGAGGGTCTGACCCCCAAAGAAGCAGCGCGAAAATCAATGGATCAAATAACGGGTGCCTTGATCGGAATCGGTGTTGTGATCTCTGCTGTCTTTTTGCCGATGGCCTTCATGGCGGGAGCACCAGGAGTGATTTATCGTCAATTTTCGATCACCATTGTTTCATCAATGACGCTTTCGGTCATCGTGGCCATCGTGTTTACGCCTGCTCTGTGCGCGACGATGCTCAAGCAGATTGAGAAAGGACACCATATTCGTGAGAAGGGATTCTTTGGCTGGTTCAACCGTAGTTTTGATGCAGCAAACTCCCGTTACCAGCGGGTGGTTGATGCCATAACCTCCCGTCGTATCCGGGGAATGATGGCGTATGCAGTCATCGTTGGATTGATGGTCTTTGCCTTCCTCCGCGTTCCGACAGGCTTTCTGCCCGACGAAGACCAAGGAAGCTTTTTTGCAATGATCATGGGGCCAACTGGTTCGACGGAAGAGAATACCACGGAGGTGGTGAAAAAAATGGAGCACTACCTCATGAATCATGAGAGTGATGTGATTCGAAATATCTTCCTTGCGCAGGGATTTAGTTTTGCGGGATCAGGTCAGAATAGCGGCATGGCGTTTGTGGATCTGAAAGATTGGTCTGAACGCAAAGAACCTGAAAAACACGTTTCTGCAATTGTGGGAAGGGCTAGTGCTGCGTTCATGGGAATCAAGGAAGCCATGGTCTTTGCTTTTGCACCTCCACCCATCATGGAGCTGGGCAATTCGACAGGCTTTGACTTCTACCTCAAGGACAATGCAGGGCTAGGGCATCGGGCACTGATGGATGCAAGGAACCAGCTTCTGTACATGGCTTCGCAAAATCCGCTTCTGGCCAATGTGCGACCCAACGGTATGGAGGATGCACCGCAACTGCAGCTGGAGGTCGACACGCGGAAGGCGGTGGCTCATCAACTCAACGTGGCGGAAGTCAACAACACGCTTGGGGTCGCATGGGGCGGCCGTTACATCGATGATTTCATCGACAATGGGCGCGTGAAGAAAGTGATCCTGCAGTCAGCTGCTCCCTTCCGAATGCAGGAAGAGGATTTTCTCGAATGGAGTGTCAAAAATGCGGCTGGGGAAATGGTGCCTTTTGCCGCGTTTGCACAGACCCATTGGACTTACGGGTCTCCGCGGCTGGAGCGCTACAACGGTGTTGCAGCGGTCAACATTCAGGGCCAGGGCGCACCCGGAGTGAGTTCGGGACAAGCGATGGATGAGATCGAAAACCTTGCGAAAATGCTTCCACAGGGTTTTGGAATTGAGTGGACGACGACTTCCTATCAAGAGCGTCAGGCTGGGAATCAAACGGCGGGGCTGTATTTGCTGTCGCTGGTGATTGTATTCCTTGCACTGGCAGCGCTTTACGAGAGTTGGAGCATCCCTACCGCCGTGATCATGGCGGCTCCGCTGGGAGTGTTGGGGTCTCTGCTGGCAGCGGTTCTGTCAGGCCTGGAGCGGGACATCTATTTTCAGGTTGCCATGCTCACGACAGTGGGCCTCACCAGCAAAAATGCGATTTTGATCGTTGAATTTGCAACGCTCAATCTCAAACAGGGCATGCGATTGCGGGAGGCCACTCTGGCAGCAGTGCGGGATCGTTTGCGACCCATCCTGATGACCTCGCTCGCATTTGGATTTGGGGTTGTCCCGCTTGCGATGGCCGATGGTGCTGGGTCGGGTGCGCAGAACGCCATTGGATTTGGAGTGCTTGGTGGGATGATTGTGGGCACGACACTGGGTATCTTTCTCGTGCCCCTATTCTTTTATGTGATTGAACGTCTCTTCATACGGAGAAAACCACAAGGAACTCATGCATAA
- a CDS encoding efflux RND transporter periplasmic adaptor subunit, protein MKSNFLAILIVLSLMGCSKHSETTHELPPPEVSTVRVQPESIVLTRDLVGRVDLVSEAEVRPQVSGIIREVLFEEGSAVTEGQQLYVLDDAMFEAEHQRNLATLNRAQVSAKLAYKTYERASALVEATAISQQAFDDAEAAFLSAEAEVQVAEAAAAASEVNLGYTRIESPIAGIIGKSDVTRGALVMAGQGTALAVVRQLDPVYVNLRMASREWTTLQARIREGTLEQAIRHPVKLTLEDGRSLRQPGEVLYSETTVDPVTGSSLLRVRVENPDHILLPGMFLQARVNLAVKENAILVPQKAVQRSEAGTTSVLILNDDGKVESREVTLEGSHDNDWIVGSGLEAGTRVIVGGMQWVRPGAPAVESSSNSNPQ, encoded by the coding sequence ATGAAATCAAATTTCCTGGCGATCCTGATTGTTCTGAGCCTGATGGGCTGTAGCAAGCATTCGGAAACAACGCATGAACTCCCTCCTCCAGAAGTGTCTACCGTACGGGTTCAACCCGAATCGATAGTGCTGACCCGCGACCTTGTGGGGCGGGTGGATTTGGTATCGGAAGCAGAGGTTCGCCCCCAAGTCAGTGGAATCATTCGCGAGGTGCTCTTTGAGGAAGGTTCGGCAGTGACGGAGGGACAGCAGCTCTACGTCCTGGATGACGCCATGTTTGAGGCCGAGCACCAGCGAAACCTTGCAACGCTTAACCGTGCGCAGGTGTCTGCAAAACTCGCCTACAAAACTTACGAACGGGCTTCGGCTCTGGTAGAGGCCACTGCGATCAGTCAACAGGCCTTCGATGATGCGGAGGCTGCTTTTCTCAGTGCCGAGGCTGAAGTGCAGGTTGCGGAGGCTGCTGCCGCTGCCAGTGAAGTGAACCTGGGATACACACGGATCGAGTCTCCTATCGCAGGCATTATTGGAAAGTCCGATGTCACTCGCGGGGCACTTGTGATGGCAGGTCAGGGTACAGCGCTTGCAGTGGTGAGGCAGCTCGATCCCGTTTATGTGAACTTGAGGATGGCCAGTCGTGAGTGGACTACACTGCAGGCACGGATTCGTGAAGGAACCCTTGAACAGGCGATTCGGCACCCAGTGAAGCTGACTTTGGAAGATGGGCGTTCGCTCAGGCAGCCGGGCGAAGTTCTGTATTCGGAAACGACAGTTGATCCGGTAACAGGAAGCTCATTGCTACGGGTGAGAGTGGAGAACCCTGACCACATTCTTCTACCGGGTATGTTTTTGCAGGCACGGGTAAATCTTGCGGTCAAAGAAAATGCGATCCTGGTGCCGCAGAAAGCTGTGCAGCGAAGTGAAGCGGGCACCACCTCAGTGCTCATCCTGAATGATGATGGCAAGGTTGAAAGCCGTGAAGTAACACTGGAAGGAAGCCACGACAATGACTGGATCGTTGGCAGTGGACTCGAAGCAGGGACTCGGGTGATTGTCGGTGGGATGCAGTGGGTTCGTCCAGGTGCTCCAGCTGTTGAATCTTCATCGAATTCGAACCCGCAATAA
- a CDS encoding DEAD/DEAH box helicase, translated as MKFEKYALCEPLKRNLANHGFHRPTDIQFKSITPILRGEDVLAIAQTGTGKTAAFAIPIIERIHTGKVSKRVEGIGCLVLVPTRELAKQIAGVFERLAAHSRVSVYSLHGGEEQDPQILRLQKGIDVLIATPGRMFDLIHQQHLDVSTVEMLVLDEADHMLDLGFIDDIRYVKKMLPTRHQTVFMSATIDKHIKKTAYALVRGNAIRIQLSPKDPVAKNVEHFVMFVKHDDKRFFLEEFLNDHAESKVIVFVRTRVRAERVVKAMARVGLDCVLLHGEMEQAERSSVLDAFREGQHRVLVATDVSARGIDVPDVEFVINYDLPVKTANYVHRVGRTGRGTSKGVAISFCSEEERSVLEEIETFIQKPVDELRVGRKAYRRTVEIMKKTDAEPEALFDSLETLVQEQGLYEDRRPKRRKRKS; from the coding sequence ATGAAATTTGAAAAATATGCCCTGTGCGAACCGCTTAAGCGAAACCTGGCAAACCACGGGTTTCACCGTCCGACAGACATTCAGTTCAAGAGCATCACACCGATTTTGAGGGGCGAGGATGTGCTCGCAATCGCGCAAACGGGAACGGGAAAGACGGCGGCGTTTGCGATTCCCATCATCGAACGCATTCACACCGGCAAGGTGAGCAAACGGGTGGAGGGCATCGGATGCCTGGTCCTCGTGCCCACCCGTGAGCTGGCCAAACAAATTGCAGGAGTGTTTGAGCGTCTGGCAGCCCACAGCCGTGTGTCGGTGTATTCCCTGCATGGGGGAGAGGAGCAGGACCCGCAGATTCTGCGATTGCAAAAGGGCATTGATGTGCTGATCGCCACACCCGGTCGCATGTTTGATCTGATTCACCAGCAGCACCTTGATGTTTCCACTGTGGAGATGCTGGTTCTCGATGAGGCCGATCACATGCTCGATCTCGGATTTATCGATGATATTCGGTATGTGAAAAAGATGCTGCCGACCCGACATCAGACGGTCTTCATGTCGGCGACCATTGACAAGCACATCAAAAAAACGGCCTATGCGCTGGTGCGGGGAAACGCGATCCGCATCCAGCTCTCGCCAAAGGACCCGGTGGCCAAGAACGTCGAGCATTTTGTCATGTTTGTGAAGCATGATGACAAACGTTTTTTCCTCGAGGAGTTTCTGAACGACCATGCGGAGAGCAAAGTGATCGTCTTTGTGCGCACGCGGGTACGTGCGGAACGCGTGGTCAAGGCAATGGCGCGGGTGGGACTCGATTGTGTTCTGTTGCATGGAGAAATGGAGCAGGCAGAGCGCTCTTCGGTGCTGGATGCGTTTCGCGAGGGTCAGCATCGCGTGTTGGTCGCAACCGACGTGAGTGCGCGCGGTATTGATGTGCCCGACGTGGAGTTTGTGATCAATTACGACCTGCCTGTGAAGACGGCCAACTACGTGCATCGCGTCGGACGCACCGGTCGCGGCACGAGCAAGGGAGTAGCGATCAGTTTCTGTTCAGAAGAAGAGCGCAGCGTGCTCGAGGAAATCGAAACGTTTATCCAAAAACCCGTCGATGAGCTGCGTGTAGGTCGAAAGGCCTATCGTCGAACGGTTGAGATCATGAAAAAGACCGACGCCGAACCCGAAGCCCTTTTTGACTCGTTGGAAACGCTTGTGCAGGAGCAGGGACTCTACGAAGACCGGCGTCCCAAGCGCAGGAAGCGCAAATCCTGA
- a CDS encoding nucleoside deaminase, producing MQKQPCPFPKIHPSQLHRDDAFYMALAYNQAIEAWREDEVPVGAVIELGGEIIASAHNQVIGSCDATAHAEVLAITQASRATGDWRLVGATLYVTKEPCPMCAGAALLSRVSRVVYAFSDPRMGCLGGAMDVNALQDAWHHMEVTTGVMEQECRTLVQAFFETKREVSKRMKAGNASPGMNGSEGEPLV from the coding sequence ATGCAGAAACAGCCGTGTCCTTTTCCCAAGATTCATCCATCCCAGCTTCATAGGGATGATGCGTTTTACATGGCACTGGCCTATAATCAGGCGATTGAAGCCTGGAGGGAGGACGAGGTGCCCGTCGGCGCGGTGATCGAACTGGGCGGTGAAATCATCGCGAGTGCGCACAATCAGGTGATCGGGAGTTGTGATGCGACGGCGCACGCCGAGGTGCTTGCGATCACCCAGGCCTCGCGTGCGACCGGCGATTGGCGTTTGGTTGGAGCAACGCTCTACGTCACCAAGGAACCCTGCCCAATGTGCGCGGGTGCGGCTTTGCTGTCCCGTGTGTCCCGTGTGGTTTATGCGTTTTCCGACCCTCGCATGGGCTGCCTGGGCGGAGCAATGGATGTGAATGCCCTGCAGGATGCCTGGCACCACATGGAGGTAACAACTGGTGTGATGGAGCAGGAGTGCCGCACATTGGTGCAGGCCTTTTTTGAGACAAAGCGTGAAGTTTCCAAGCGCATGAAAGCGGGCAATGCATCGCCTGGAATGAATGGGTCTGAAGGAGAACCCCTGGTATGA
- a CDS encoding sigma-70 family RNA polymerase sigma factor — protein MRVSEQKRIFNKWLSEHRGIIFKVVRVYSNTRHDNEDLFQEIAVQLWNSIPNFRNGCAETTWIYRVAFYSASSWAHKERRRRETREQLEQAQPFLNEGSSFHSERLDWLYEQIARLQEPDRSLALLLLDGFRYREIAEIVGLSESNVGVRICRIKKALTQTLSQETTHEL, from the coding sequence ATGAGAGTTAGTGAGCAAAAGCGAATCTTCAACAAATGGCTGAGCGAGCATCGCGGAATCATCTTTAAAGTCGTGCGTGTCTATTCGAACACTCGACACGACAACGAAGATCTCTTTCAGGAAATTGCAGTGCAACTCTGGAATTCGATTCCAAACTTTCGCAACGGTTGCGCCGAAACCACATGGATCTATCGGGTCGCTTTTTATTCTGCATCCTCCTGGGCGCACAAGGAGCGCCGGAGGCGAGAAACGCGTGAGCAGCTCGAGCAAGCACAACCGTTTTTGAATGAAGGAAGCTCGTTTCACAGCGAGCGGCTTGACTGGCTCTATGAGCAGATCGCGCGGCTTCAGGAGCCTGATCGTTCGCTCGCACTGCTCCTACTCGACGGATTTCGGTATCGGGAAATCGCAGAAATCGTTGGTCTCTCAGAAAGCAACGTCGGTGTGCGCATCTGTCGCATCAAAAAAGCGCTCACGCAAACTTTATCTCAGGAAACCACCCATGAACTATAA
- the infA gene encoding translation initiation factor IF-1 produces MADDEIEVSGTIVAVLPGTMFRVELENGHRVLAHISGKLRKNFIKITTGDMVKMIMSPYDLEKARITYRIKNANTHRNAPRRSYGPRRR; encoded by the coding sequence ATGGCAGATGATGAAATTGAAGTGAGTGGCACAATTGTAGCGGTACTCCCGGGCACTATGTTCCGGGTAGAACTTGAAAATGGACACCGCGTCTTGGCCCACATTTCCGGAAAGCTCCGGAAAAATTTCATCAAGATCACCACTGGAGACATGGTGAAAATGATCATGAGTCCATACGATCTCGAAAAGGCGCGCATCACCTATCGCATCAAGAATGCAAATACCCATCGCAACGCACCCCGTCGCAGTTACGGACCGCGTCGACGCTGA
- the cysK gene encoding cysteine synthase A, which yields MALATNIIETIGNTPLIKLERISREVGAEIFVKGEFFNPMASVKDRIGRAMIEAAERDGKLSADSVVIEPTSGNTGIALAFVCAAKGYKCILTMPESMSLERRVLLRMLGAEIVLTPAPKGMSGAIAKAQQLVEKYGSKAFMPQQFENPANPEVHRKTTAEEIWNDMGGNIDAFVSGVGTGGTITGVSEVIKARKALHSVAVEPDASPVISGGNPGPHKIQGLGAGFIPKNLNTDIVDEVIQVSNENALATAQMLATKEGLLGGISTGANVWASIQLASRPEMAGKRIVTVGCSFGERYLSTALAEKALEEAKALQAEAI from the coding sequence ATGGCATTAGCAACGAACATCATCGAAACCATCGGGAACACCCCACTGATCAAGCTGGAGCGCATCTCCAGAGAGGTCGGTGCAGAAATTTTCGTCAAAGGCGAATTCTTCAATCCGATGGCAAGTGTTAAGGATCGCATTGGCCGCGCAATGATTGAAGCCGCCGAACGCGACGGAAAACTCAGCGCAGACAGCGTGGTCATCGAACCGACCTCTGGCAACACTGGCATCGCTCTCGCCTTTGTCTGCGCAGCCAAGGGCTACAAGTGCATTCTCACCATGCCTGAGTCCATGTCACTCGAACGCCGGGTGCTGCTGCGCATGCTCGGCGCAGAGATTGTACTGACTCCGGCCCCCAAAGGCATGTCCGGAGCGATCGCCAAGGCTCAACAGCTGGTCGAAAAATACGGCAGCAAGGCCTTCATGCCACAACAGTTTGAAAACCCGGCCAACCCTGAAGTACACCGCAAAACGACTGCTGAGGAAATCTGGAACGACATGGGTGGAAACATCGATGCATTCGTCTCAGGCGTCGGCACTGGTGGCACGATCACCGGGGTATCCGAGGTCATCAAGGCACGCAAGGCCCTGCACTCCGTTGCAGTTGAGCCAGATGCGAGTCCCGTGATTTCAGGCGGCAATCCCGGACCCCACAAGATTCAGGGCCTCGGAGCAGGGTTTATTCCAAAGAACCTGAACACCGACATCGTCGATGAAGTGATTCAGGTGAGCAATGAAAATGCCCTGGCTACGGCGCAAATGCTGGCAACCAAGGAAGGCTTGCTGGGCGGAATTTCCACAGGAGCCAATGTCTGGGCGTCGATTCAGCTCGCCTCACGTCCCGAAATGGCGGGCAAGCGCATCGTCACCGTTGGCTGCAGCTTCGGTGAGCGCTACCTGAGCACGGCTCTGGCAGAAAAGGCACTCGAAGAAGCCAAGGCCCTGCAGGCCGAAGCCATTTGA
- a CDS encoding MFS transporter — MCATSSHSSKSENSSSTARDKGWMDSLYDRLAEDDEGRVCKGISEKACRETPGNFFKFLVANAFTSVGDKLASAKTTLPWLLSALGSPAWVTSLLVPIREAGAMVPQLWIGAWVRQRAVRKSLWTLGSLLQGLALFVMAWISVSQSGAAAGIGILLCLIGFSLARALSSVAYKDVLGKTIPKTRRGRLSGWISALTGLGSMVVGGMLGWFAKDASINNLTLLLSLSGGLWILAAWVFLQIVEFPGETDGGEEGWSHMLGRLLLLREDRAFRRFVVARALAMGSALAAPFYVSIAREDLGDANRYLGLFLAVEGLAGLLSAPLWGRWADRSSRRVFIVANALASVLTLTVVLVTISNLSAAVAIWFYPAAFFLLGLAHAGVRLGRKTYLVDMADGNQRTDYVVVSNSAMGILLLAGGLIGALLASVSILLALTIFGIAGLLASFIALRWKELNLDNPTS; from the coding sequence ATGTGTGCGACATCATCGCATTCCTCCAAATCTGAGAACTCGTCTTCAACCGCCCGCGACAAGGGGTGGATGGATTCCCTCTATGACCGCCTCGCCGAAGACGACGAAGGGCGGGTCTGCAAAGGTATCAGCGAGAAGGCCTGTCGTGAAACGCCGGGGAATTTTTTTAAATTCCTGGTTGCCAATGCATTCACGAGTGTCGGAGACAAACTGGCCAGTGCAAAGACCACGCTTCCCTGGTTGCTCAGCGCACTCGGCAGTCCTGCGTGGGTGACCAGTTTACTGGTGCCGATCCGGGAAGCGGGTGCCATGGTGCCTCAACTATGGATCGGCGCATGGGTGCGCCAGCGTGCGGTTCGAAAATCGCTCTGGACCCTGGGCAGCCTGCTACAAGGACTGGCACTCTTTGTCATGGCCTGGATTTCGGTCAGTCAGAGCGGCGCCGCAGCCGGAATTGGCATCCTGCTTTGCCTGATCGGGTTCAGTCTCGCACGCGCGCTGTCCTCAGTCGCCTACAAGGACGTACTTGGAAAAACGATCCCAAAAACCCGGCGGGGCCGACTTTCGGGCTGGATATCCGCACTGACCGGATTGGGATCGATGGTCGTGGGCGGGATGCTCGGATGGTTCGCCAAAGATGCCTCGATCAATAACTTGACCCTCTTGCTCAGTCTTTCGGGCGGGCTGTGGATCCTGGCTGCCTGGGTATTTCTTCAGATCGTGGAATTCCCGGGAGAGACTGACGGTGGCGAGGAGGGATGGTCGCACATGCTCGGACGCCTCTTGCTCCTTCGGGAGGATCGCGCTTTTCGCCGCTTCGTCGTCGCCCGGGCACTGGCGATGGGCAGCGCGTTGGCAGCACCGTTCTATGTGAGCATCGCGCGCGAGGATCTGGGTGATGCCAACCGCTATCTCGGACTCTTCCTCGCAGTCGAGGGACTTGCGGGCTTGCTGAGTGCTCCCCTTTGGGGCCGTTGGGCTGATCGCTCCAGTCGGCGCGTCTTCATCGTCGCGAATGCATTGGCTTCGGTGCTCACCCTGACCGTGGTCCTGGTGACGATCAGCAACCTGTCAGCGGCGGTTGCAATCTGGTTTTATCCGGCTGCGTTTTTTCTGCTGGGCCTTGCACACGCCGGAGTTCGCCTTGGCAGAAAAACCTATCTGGTCGACATGGCGGATGGAAATCAGCGGACCGACTATGTCGTTGTGAGCAATTCCGCGATGGGCATTTTGCTGCTTGCGGGAGGTCTCATCGGTGCGCTGCTCGCAAGTGTTTCGATTCTGCTTGCCTTGACGATCTTTGGCATCGCTGGACTTCTGGCCTCGTTTATCGCACTGCGCTGGAAGGAACTGAACCTTGACAACCCAACATCCTGA
- a CDS encoding biliverdin-producing heme oxygenase, with product MHDRLEHNHRMAQLLSPDLTLDQYGEVLQRFHALIDPFENHLCNYESDWDRLGYPALNRTKTSRLLRDLDWLGIQPLSTAEIPDDAVLACHCFPALLGSLYVIEGSSMGGRVITRHLQKHLNIQPDSGGAYFFGDGPQTHRHWRTFQNMLENYSSLDYDTDATVAAACDAFSTFDRMLQ from the coding sequence ATGCACGACCGCCTGGAGCACAATCACCGTATGGCGCAACTGCTCTCACCGGACCTGACACTCGATCAGTATGGCGAGGTATTGCAACGCTTTCATGCGCTGATTGATCCATTCGAGAATCACCTGTGCAACTATGAATCCGATTGGGATCGGCTCGGATATCCGGCTCTGAATCGAACAAAAACCAGTCGTTTGCTTCGAGATCTCGATTGGCTTGGCATTCAGCCGCTTTCGACCGCTGAGATTCCGGATGATGCAGTGTTGGCCTGTCACTGCTTTCCTGCTCTGCTCGGGTCGCTCTATGTGATCGAAGGCTCGTCGATGGGAGGAAGGGTGATCACACGCCACCTTCAAAAACACCTGAACATTCAACCCGATTCAGGCGGAGCCTATTTCTTCGGAGACGGGCCGCAAACCCACCGGCATTGGCGTACATTTCAGAACATGCTCGAGAACTACAGTTCGTTGGATTATGATACCGATGCAACCGTCGCGGCAGCCTGCGATGCATTTTCCACCTTCGACAGAATGCTTCAATGA